TCGACGGGCACGATGCGATCACATCCGCGCACAACGGAATAGCTGTAGTGATAATAACCGCCGCCGTTGGCGCACGAGCCCATAGAAATCACATAGCGCGGCTCCGGCATCTGGTCGTAAACCTTACGCAAAGCGGGCGCCATCTTGTTGGTCAACGTGCCGGCAACGATCATGACGTCGGACTGGCGCGGAGATGCGCGCGGGGCAATGCCAAAGCGTTCGGCGTCGTAGCGCGGCATGGAGGTGTGCATCATTTCAACCGCGCAACAGGCAAGACCAAAAGTCATCCAGTGCAGCGAACCGGTGCGGCCCCAGTTGATGAGGTCCTCTGCGTTTGTGAGCAGAAAACCCTTGTCTTGAAGCTCGGTATTGATGGCCTGAGTGACCACTTCACGATCGACACCAGCGGTGTTCGCGCCTGTCATCACTCCCATTCCAGAGCTCCCTTCTTCCATTCGTAGGCAAAGCCAATGGTCAGCACCGCAAGGAACACCATCATCGACCAGAACCCAACCATCGAGATGTCCTTGAACCCGACGGCCCATGGGAACAGGAAGGCAATTTCCAGATCGAAGATGATGAACAGGATGGAGACGAGGTAAAAGCGCACGTCAAACTTCATCCGGGCGTCATCAAAGGCGTTGAAACCACATTCATACGCACTCACCTTCTCGGGATCGGGGTTACGTACGGCCAAAACAACTGCGGCAAGAATGAAAACAAGGCCAAGTGCGATTGCGACGGCCAAAAAGATGATAATGGGGAAGTACTCCCGAAGCATCTCTTCCAATGGTAGCTCCTTTCATGCACGCGAGCGTGGTGCAGTCAGCTGGCTGTATTAGGTCTCTGTCGGGGTTTACCCTTGGGCCATGTCGGGGTCAATAAGCAGGGGAGTTACCGCGATCCGGGTCGAAACAACGATTTTCTTTAGTTTTCAGGCGTTTTTTCAGGTTCGGAACCCGTCCGGGCCGATCTGCCTGCGACGATTTTTTACGGCCTACCTCTTGAAGTTCCTCCCCTGCGCGCTTTGATTCCAACATTGGCTTTCCCAACAGATTCCCTCGACTAAACCGATGCAGGAATTCTGCCGCCCATAAGGCAGGCAAACGAAAACAGGCCGGACTGCGACAGCCGGCCTGCTAATTGCGCGATAGTGGAAAAATCAGCCTTTGACCCAGGGGGCCTTTTCCTTGGCAAAAAACGCGGTAATGCCGTCTTTGGCCTCCTGCCCTTCCCAGCAGGCAACAAGTTCACCAATTGTGTGGTCGATCACGGCGTC
This genomic window from Shimia isoporae contains:
- a CDS encoding NuoB/complex I 20 kDa subunit family protein, with protein sequence MGVMTGANTAGVDREVVTQAINTELQDKGFLLTNAEDLINWGRTGSLHWMTFGLACCAVEMMHTSMPRYDAERFGIAPRASPRQSDVMIVAGTLTNKMAPALRKVYDQMPEPRYVISMGSCANGGGYYHYSYSVVRGCDRIVPVDIYVPGCPPTAEALLYGLLQLQRKIRRTGTIER
- a CDS encoding NADH-quinone oxidoreductase subunit A — encoded protein: MEEMLREYFPIIIFLAVAIALGLVFILAAVVLAVRNPDPEKVSAYECGFNAFDDARMKFDVRFYLVSILFIIFDLEIAFLFPWAVGFKDISMVGFWSMMVFLAVLTIGFAYEWKKGALEWE